The genome window TAAGGAAGGCAAGAAGAAGTAAGGACCGGATAACATGGCGAACACAAAACGACAGCTGTTCCTGAAGCGCCGCATGCGCGTCCGGAACAAGCTCCGCAAGATGGGAACCGGACGTCCGCGTCTAAGCATCCATCGCTCGAACAAGAACATCCAGGTGCAGCTGATCGACGATCTGGCTGGCAAGACGCTGGCCAGCGCCTCGACGTTGGAAAAGGGTCTGGGCGTTGTTGGCAAGAACAACAAGGATGCCGCCGCCAAGGTTGGCGCGGCGATTGCCGAACGTGCCAAGAAGGCCGGGATCGAAGACGTTGTTTTCGACCGCGGCGGCTTCTTGTTCCACGGCAAGGTCAAAGCCCTGGCCGATGCCGCCCGTGAGGGTGGCCTGAAGTTCTAACAGCGAAGGCGGCATCTGTCGCCTCGATGATCGGGGGGCCTTGGCCCACTGCGATTGAGACAACCGGGCGACGCGCCCAACGGAAAGGACGCCATAATGGCACGTGAACCAAATCAAAGAGGCGGCGGACAGCGCGGCGGTGGCCGTGGTCGTGGCCGCGAGGAAACGCCGGAATTCGCTGACCGCCTTGTGGCGATCAACCGGGTCTCCAAAACCGTGAAGGGTGGTAAGCGCTTCGGCTTTGCCGCGCTCGTCGTTGTTGGTGACCAAAAGGGTCGCGTCGGATTTGGCAAGGGCAAGGCGAAAGAAGTGCCCGAAGCGATCCGCAAGGCCGGTGAAGCCGCCAAGCGCAACATGATCCGCGTGCAGCTGCGCGAAGGCCGCACGCTGCATCACGATATGGAAGGTCGTCACGGGGCAGGGCGCGTTGTAATGCGCAGCGCCCCGCAGGGTACCGGCATCATCGCCGGTGGTCCGATGCGCGCCGTGTTCGAAATGCTGGGCATTCAGGACGTCGTCGCCAAGTCGATCGGTAGCCAGAACCCCTATAACATGATCCGGGCCACGATTGACGGGTTGGTCAAGGAAAGCAGTCCGCGGTCTGTCGCACAGCGTCGCGGCAAGAAAGTGGCTGACATTCTGGGCGCCAAGCCGGAAGAGAAGTCCGAAGCCGCCGCCGAAACGGCAGAAGCATAGGGGAGCGGGAACATGGCAAAAACCATCGTCGTCAAACAGATCGGCAGCCCGATCCGCCGCCCCGCCAAACAGCGCGCCACGCTGGTCGGCCTGGGCCTGAACAAAATGCACCGCACGCGCGAGCTGGAAGACACTCCGTCGGTTCGCGGCATGGTCGAAGCGATTCCGCATCTGGTGGAGATCGTCGAAGAAAAGGGCTAGATCAGGCCAGCTTTCAATCGATACATTTAGCGCCGCTGGGGAAACCTGGCGGCGTTTTTTTTGCATACGTCGGCACATCGGAAAACTTGACGCATACGTATTTCATACGTACATAGCGCTGCGCTAGGAGCCGCCATCATGATTCACATCGCCGACCATACGTCCCAGATTGCCGAGACCAAATCGCAGCGCAAGGAACTCAAGCTGAAACCCAGCGTCGCCGCCGAAATTCAAGCCGGTGCGGATGCCGTGGGCATGGATATGAGTACCTTCATGGCCTCGGCCGCCTACCGTATGGCGCTGGACGTTTCAGCGCAGCAGCATCTGACAACCTTGCAGCCCGATCAGTTTGATGCGTTCGCGAAAGCTGTGGACCACGCAGGGCAGAAGAATCAGGCGCTGACTGCATTGTTTGAAAAACGCCGTGCATTGCTGAAGGATGGCTGAACAACCCTATACGATCCGCCCATTCGACAAGGCCCTGCACGATCGCGGGGCTTTTTCTTGTGGCGTTGATGCGATGGACCGATGGCTGAAACACTCGGTGACCGACAAGATCGCCAACAACCGAATCCGTCTGTGGTGCGCAGCGGAAAATGGCGGCAAACTGGTTGGGTTCTATGCACTCGCCGCACATTCTGTTCAGGTGGCGCACGCGGGCCAGATCGCTCAGCGTGGCGACAGACACGCAATTCCGGCGATCTATCTGGTGGCCTTGGCGGTCGATCGGACGTGCCAGAGGGCAGGGCTGGGGAGTGCATTGTTGGGCGACGCGATTGCCCGAAGCATCGCGATTTCCGAACAGTTGGGCGCGGCTGCGTTGATATTGGATGTGTTGCAGGATGAAACCCGCGAAAAACGGATGGCGTTCTATGCGCGGCTTGGGTTTCGGGCCGTTGATCCTGGCGCGCCAGATCGAATGTTCCTGTCGATCAAGGCAGCCAAGCTGAATTACTTGTCCAGCGCAGTTTAGCTCGGCCCCAATCCCCCTTGATCCCCCCGTCCCCCCCGTCTATACGCCGCCGGTGGCCCATACCGGACCACCTAAAACCGAAACGCCGCGTTTGCCCGCTCCCGTCGCTGGGGGGCACATCCGGCAAGGAGAAGCGACATGAAACTGAACGAACTTTCCGACAATCCGGGGGCAACCAAACCCCGCAAACGCATTGGCCGCGGTGTCGGCTCGGGCACGGGTAAGACCGGTGGCCGGGGTATCAAGGGCCAGAAATCGCGCTCGGGCGTGGCGATCAAAGGGTACGAAGGCGGGCAGATGCCGCTTTACCAGCGCCTGCCGAAACGTGGCTTCAACATGCGGACCCGCAAGAAATTCGCCGTCGTGAACCTGGGCCTGATCCAGAAGTTCATCGACGCCAAGAAGCTGGATGCCAAGGGCGAAATTACCGAGGATACGCTGGTTGAAAGCGGTCTGGTGCGGCGCAAGCTGGACGGTGTGCGGATCCTGGCCAAGGGCGACTTTTCCGCCAAGATCAAACTGGCCGTGACCGGGGCATCCAAGTCAGCGGTCGAAGCTGTTGAGAAGGCCGGAGGCTCTCTGACGGTCACAACGGCGGCAAAGGCCGACTAAAAGGTTGTTTGCAGCGCCCGCGCTGCTTACATCTTTCTTCAGGTTTTCTGGCGCCGCCGACCGGGACCCGGTCTGGCGGCGCTGACATGATAAAAGGCGCTTTCCATGGCATCAGCCGCAGAACAAATGGCCGCAAACATGAGCTGGAGCGCGTTCGGTAAAGCAACCGAATTGCGCCAGCGCATTGTCTTCACCCTCGGACTGCTGATCGTCTATCGGCTTGGGACGTATATTCCGGTGCCGGGCATCGACGGTGCCGCGCTGCGCAGCTTCATGGAAGACGCCGGCGCAGGGATCGGTGGCATCCTCAACATGTTCACCGGCGGCGCAATCTCGCGCATGGGGATCTTCGCGTTGGGGATCATGCCGTATATCTCGGCCTCGATCATCATTCAGCTGATGACGGCCATGGTGCCCAAGCTGGAACAGCTGAAGAAAGAGGGTGAGCAGGGGCGCAAGAAAATCAACCAATGGACCCGTTATGGCACGGTGTTCCTGGCGACATTCCAGGCCTATGGCCTTGCCGTCAGTCTTGAGGCGGGCGACCTGGTCACCGATCCCGGCTGGTATTTCCGCGCCGCGACAGTGATCACACTGGTTGGCGGCACGATGTTCCTGATGTGGCTGGGTGAGCAGATCACTGCACGCGGCATCGGCAACGGTATCTCACTCATCATCTTTGTCGGCATCATCGCCGAGGTTCCCGCCGCACTTGCGCAATTCCTCAGCCAGGGCCGCAGCGGCGCCATCAGCCCGGCGATCATCGTTGGTGTGATCCTGATGGTTGTTGTGGTGATTGCCTTCGTGGTCTTCATGGAGCGATCCCTGCGCAAGATCCACATCCAGTATCCGCGCCGCCAGGTGGGGATGAAGGTCTATGATGGCGGGTCTTCGCACCTGCCGATCAAGGTGAACCCGGCGGGTGTTATCCCGGCGATCTTCGCCAGCTCTCTGCTATTGCTGCCCACCACCGTCAGCACGTTCTCGGGCGCGCAAACCGGGCCGATCATGTCGACCGTCCTGGCCTACTTCGGCCCCGGTCAGCCGCTGTACCTGCTGTTCTTCGGTGGCATGATCGTGTTCTTCACCTACTTCTACACCTTCAACGTGTCCTTCAAGACCGAGGATGTGGCCGACAACCTGAAGAACCAGAACGGCTTTGTTCCCGGTATCCGCCCCGGCGTGAAAACCAAGGAATACCTGGATTATGTGGTGGTGCGTCTGCTGGTGCTCGGCTCGGCCTATCTGGCGCTGGTGTGTCTGTTGCCGGAAATCCTGCGCAGCCAGCTGGCGATCCCGTTCTACTTCGGCGGCACCTCGGTGCTGATTGTTGTCAGCGTGACGATGGACACGATCCAGCAGGTGCAAAGCCATCTTCTGGCACATCAGTACGAAGGCCTGATCGAAAAATCTCAGCTGCGCGGCAAACGCCGTGGTAAGACTGGCGAAAAGGCCCCTGCGCGCCGGTAAGGTCAAAGGCCACCGCGCCGCAGGTTTCACAGAGGGACCGGGACATGAACATCATTTTGCTTGGCCCTCCGGGGGCCGGAAAAGGCACGCAGGCGCACCGCCTGGTTGAAAAGCGCGACATGATCCAGCTGAGCACCGGCGACATGCTGCGCGAAGCTCGGACCTCTGGCACCGAAATGGGCAAGATGGTCGCCGCCGTGATGGACCGTGGTGATCTGGTCACTGACGCGATTGTCATCGGCTTGATCGAGGAAAAGCTGAACGGCGACGCCAAAGGCGGCTTTATCTTCGACGGCTTCCCCCGCACGCTGGCGCAGGCCGATGCGCTGGGTGACTTGCTGGCACGTCACGGGCAGGCGCTGGATGCTGTAGTCGAACTGCAGGTCGATGACGATGTTCTGGTCGAGCGGATCGTCAACCGCGCGCGTGAGGCCGTGGCAGCCGGTGGAACTGCACGGGCCGACGACAACGAGGAAAGCCTGAAGATCCGGCTGATGGAATACTACAAGAAGACCTCTCCGCTGATCGGATATTACTACGCCAAGGGCGACCTGAAATCGGTCGACGGGTTGGCCGCGATGGATGTGGTCGAGGCGTCGATTGCAGAGGCATTGAAAAGCTGAGGCAAGCAGGGTTGACGCCCCAGTCAATCCCCCCTAAAGCAGCCCATCCCGCAAGGGAATTGGCGTGATTGGGGTCGCACCCCGCATCGCCACAGCACCGAAAGAACCAGCAGCCCGATGGCCGATTGCCGCCTCGGGCTTGCGTTGTGAAAAAAGGGTCTGGAACGACGGACCCGCAACGAAGAAGGAAGTCCATTACATGGCACGTATTGCCGGGGTCAATATCCCCACCGGAAAGCGCGTTCCGATTGCGCTGACCTATATCACTGGTATCGGCCACACCTCGGCCAAAGCGATTTGCGAGGCTGTCAAGATCGACGCCACCCGCCGCGTGAACGAGCTGAGCGATGCTGAAGTCCTCGCCATTCGCGAACATATCGACGCAAATTTCACCGTCGAAGGTGACCTGCGCCGCGAAGTGCAGATGAACGTCAAGCGTCTGATGGACCTCGGATCCTATCGCGGTCTGCGCCATCGCCGCAACCTGCCGGTTCGCGGTCAGCGCACCCACACCAACGCCCGTACCCGCAAAGGCCCCGCAAAGGCCATTGCCGGCAAGAAGAAATAAGGGGGGTCTGGTCAGATGGCACGTGATCGTCGCGTAAAGAAAAAAGTCTCGAAGAACATCGCCGCTGGTGTGGCGCATGTGAATTCGTCGTTCAACAACACCAAGATCCTGATCTCGGACGTGCAGGGCAACGCAATTGCCTGGTCGTCCGCCGGGACCATGGGCTTCAAAGGCTCGCGGAAATCCACACCCTATGCGGCCCAGATGGCGGCAGAGGATGCGGGTCGCAAAGCAGCCGAGCACGGCGTGAAAACGCTGGAAGTCGAAGTGCAGGGGCCGGGTTCGGGGCGTGAAAGCGCGCTGCGCGCACTGGCCGCCGCCGGGTTCAACATCACCTCGATCCGTGATGTCACCCCGATGGCGCACAACGGCTGCCGCCCGCCAAAGCGCCGCCGCGTCTAAGGCAAGAACAACCCCGGTCGGGTCGCGGAAAATTGCCGCTGGCCCGGCTTCGTCATTTGAACCTCGGGCGTCTGCCGGCCTCGGACATGGGCAGCAGGCAAGGATTGAGGAGACACACATGATCCATAAGAATTGGGCCGAACTGATCAAGCCGACACAGCTTGACGTGAAACCGGGCAACGACGCGATGCGTCAGGCAACCGTGATTGCCGAACCGCTGAAACGTGGCTTTGGCCTGACGCTGGGCAACGCCCTGCGCCGGGTTTTGATGAGCAGCCTCCAGGGTGCCGCGATCACCAGCGTTCAGATCGACAACGTCCTGCACGAGTTTTCAAGCGTTGCAGGCGTGCGCGAAGATGTCACCGACATCGTGCTGAACCTCAAAGGTGTTGCGATCCGTATGGAAGTCGAAGGGCCCAAGCGCCTGTCGATTTCGGCCAAAGGCCCGGCGGTTGTGACCGCCGCCGACATCAGCGAAAGCGCGGGCATCGAGATTCTGAACAAGGATCACGTGATCTGCCACCTCGACGATGGCGCCGACCTGTTCATGGAACTGACGGTCAGCACCGGCAAAGGCTATGTCGCCGCCGACCGTAACCGCCCCGAAGATGCGCCCATCGGCCTGATGCCGATCGACGCGATCTTTTCGCCGGTGCGCAAGGTCAGTTATGACGTTCAGCCGACGCGCGAAGGTCAGGTTCTGGATTACGACAAGCTGACGCTGAAACTGGAAACCGATGGCTCGATCAGCCCGGACGACGCGGTGGCCTATGCCGCCCGCATCCTGCAGGATCAGCTGAGCATCTTCGTCAACTTCGACGAACCGGAAAGCGCGCGCGCCGAAAGCGACGATGACGGTCTGGAATTCAACCCGCTTCTGCTGAAGAAGGTTGATGAGCTGGAGCTTAGCGTCCGTTCTGCCAACTGCCTGAAGAACGACAACATCGTCTACATTGGCGATCTGATCCAGAAAACCGAAGCCGAGATGCTGCGCACGCCGAACTTCGGCCGCAAGTCGCTCAACGAGATCAAAGAGGTCTTGTCAGGCATGGGTCTGCATCTGGGCATGGATGTCGAGGAATGGCCGCCTGAGAATATCGAGGATCTGGCCAAGAAGTTCGAAGACCAGTTCTGATCGAATAGGCAAGGCGTATGGCCGGGTGCCATACGTTTTGCCGACACTTTGCCGACGTCCTGCCGACGTCGCAAACCCGGGCATCCGCCCCAAGGAGAGCTGGTGACACGCATCGCCAGCCGGACAAAGTAAAACAGCCCGTAGAGGGCATCGAAACGGAGTAAGACACATGCGTCACGCACGGGGCTATCGCCGCCTGAACCGCACCCACGAACACCGCAAGGCGCTGTTCGCCAACATGGCCGGATCGCTGATCGAACACGAACAGATCAAGACGACCCTGCCCAAAGCCAAGGAACTCAAGCGGATCGCTGACAAGCTGATCACGCTGGGCAAACGCGGCGATCTGCACGCCCGCCGTCAGGCCGCTTCGCGGCTGAAGCAGGACATGCACGTCGCCAAATTGTTCGAGGTTCTGGGGCCGCGCTACAAGGAACGCCAGGGCGGCTATGTCCGGGTTCTGAAGGCCGGGTTCCGCTATGGCGACATGGCCCCGATGGCCATTGTCGAACTGGTGGATCGCAACGTAGACGCCAAAGGCGCCGCAGATCGCGCCAGGGTTGAGTCCGAGGCCGAATCGGAAACCTAAACGCGTTAATCCCCATCGGATTATGTAGAATTTTGGAAACGGTCGGCGTTTCGCCGGCCGTTTGTTTACGAATCGTCAGTTCGCGCGGCGTTCCGAGTTGATATTTTTCAGCGATAGCGAAACCAGAAAAGATTGCGTCGTTTCCGCCTCATTCTGGCTTTCACGACTGCTCAGGACCATAAAATTAAGGAGGTCGGCACCAGAATCGCCTGCCAGAGTCTCTGGCAAAACTGTGTTTTTTTCTTTGATTTCCGTCACGTCAGCCCCCGCGCCTTCAACCCGTAACCCGCAATTTAAGGTTGAAACGCACGAAAGCAACCTGTCTAAATAGGTATGTCAGCGGCCAACTGGGTGGTTACGCTGACGTAAACGAAAGGGAATGGTAGCGACACGGTGATGTTCGATTTCGCCAATGCGTGACAAGTTGTTGCGTCTGGTAGGACTTTGCCGCCTCGTAGAACTGGTATGTGGCATTACGACGAAAGCCAATTCAAGACGACATCCGCCGACGGCGGGGGGTCCAATGATGGCATGACAAAATCGAGGGAGCTTAACGTTCTCTTCGAGGAGCTGGGCGCGATGTCCCCGAAAGGGTTCTCGGCCGGGCTTCATATTCGTTTTGCGGCACCGCTGGTCTTTGTTCAGACCTACTGTTCGGATTGGATCAAACTCTACACCGAAAATGCATATGCCTTGCGCGATCCTCTGGTTTTCTGGGGACTAGGGGTCAAAGGTGCTACTCGGTGGAGCGCGATCAAGCTTCCTGACCCTTTCAACATCATTGGACAGGCCCGTGACTACGGGCTTACGTATGGTGCAGTGTTCTCCTTCGGGCCGATCACGTCACGTACCATCGTCGGCATTGCGCGCGATGACCGAGAGTTCAGTGACGAGGAGATAGCCAAGGCAGCGGACCTGGTGACACGTTTACATGTCGCCGCCGAGCCTCCGTCGGAATTGACGGGCGCTCAGGTCGAAGCTTTGCGTCTGCTCGCCGAGGGGGACCGGCACACAGCGGCCGCGGCAAAGCTAGGAATTTCCGAAAGTGCGTTGAAAGCAAGGCTCAGTTCGGCACGGTCGCGTTTGGGAGCGCGCACCACTGCCGAAGCGTTGCGGAAAGCGCGGGAGTTCCGCCTCTTGTAAAACAGTAGCTTGCACCATCCCCCTCCGACTTTTTTGTAACCATGCAAACTAGCGGGGGCTAATATGCAAACCACAACTCTATCATTCAACAATATGCACAAACATGGCGAATTGTTTTCGAACATGCTTCGGGCACGCCATAATACCTTTATCGGTCGGAAGAACTGGGATCTCCCAGAAGCCGACGGTATGGAATTCGATCAGTATGACACCCCGGCCAGCCGCTGGATCGCCGTGCACGAATTTGGTCGTGTTCTGGCCGGTGTCCGTCTGACCCCGACAACCAATAGGGTCGGTATCTATACGTATATGATCCGCGACGCTCAGCGCGGATTGCTGGATACGATCCCCAAGGACCTGATGTGGGACACTGCCCCAGTGGCATCCCATGTCTGGGAAAGCAGCCGAGTGTTCGTCACCCAAGACGTCCCGAGCAAGCTGCGACTGCGCGTACAGATGGCGCTGATCGGCGAGATGGTCTCGTCGGCGCGTGAACTTGGCGCGTCAACTGTGCTTGGTATGATCCCGGAACACTCGCCACGTCTGGCGCGGCGCACCGGTATCGATTGCCGCCCCTGTGGGCCGGTGATGGATATCGAAGGCTCGCGCAGCGTATGTGTGAATATCAACCTGGCAACCAAGCTTCACTAACCCAGCCGAAAGGGGCCCCGGGGCAGTTCCCCGCGCCTGGGGTCCCTCTTTCCTGCTTCCAACGGGCGTGGCCCGCACCTATGTCTTATGCATGGCCGATTTGTTCGACATCGCAGGCGACTCCCCCAATGGTGCTCCACGTCCGTTGGCTGACAGGCTCAGACCTCAGAAACTAAGCGACGTCATCGGTCAGGATCATATCCTTGCTGATGACGCGCCTTTGGGATCCATGCTGGCATCAGGCAGCCTGTCGTCGCTGATCTTCTGGGGCCCGCCGGGTGTCGGCAAAACCACCATCGCGCGATTGCTTGCGGATGAGACGGATCTGGCCTTTGTGCAGATCAGTGCGATTTTCACCGGCGTGCCCGAGCTGCGAAAAGTGTTCGAGGCAGCCCGGATGCGGCGCACCAACGGGCAGGGCACGCTACTGTTCGTTGACGAAATACACCGTTTCAACAAGGCGCAGCAGGACGGTTTCCTGCCGCATATGGAAGACGGCACCATTCTGCTGGTCGGCGCCACGACGGAAAACCCCAGCTTCGAGTTAAACGCCGCCTTGATGAGCCGGGCCACGGTGCTGGTTCTGGAACGGCTGACGCTGGCACATATGGAATTGCTGGCGCAGCGGGCCGAAAAAGACCTAGGCGCGCCCCTGCCGCTTGACGGTCCTGCGCGCGAGGCGCTGTTTGAAATGGCCGATGGCGATGGGCGGGCGTTGCTGAACCTGGTCGAGCAGGTGATCGCCTGGAAGGCAACCGGCAAGCTGGACGTCGCCGCATTGACGAAGCGGCTGCAAAAACGTGCCGCGCAATACGACAAGTCGGGTGATGCGCATTACAACCTGATCAGCGCCCTTCATAAATCGGTGCGCGGGTCCGACCCTGATGCCGCGCTTTACTGGTTCGCCCGGATGCTGGAAGGCGGCGAAGACCCGCGCTATCTGGCGCGGCGCATCACCCGCATGGCGGTCGAGGACATCGGTCTGGCGGACAGTCAC of Paracoccaceae bacterium contains these proteins:
- the secY gene encoding preprotein translocase subunit SecY, with amino-acid sequence MASAAEQMAANMSWSAFGKATELRQRIVFTLGLLIVYRLGTYIPVPGIDGAALRSFMEDAGAGIGGILNMFTGGAISRMGIFALGIMPYISASIIIQLMTAMVPKLEQLKKEGEQGRKKINQWTRYGTVFLATFQAYGLAVSLEAGDLVTDPGWYFRAATVITLVGGTMFLMWLGEQITARGIGNGISLIIFVGIIAEVPAALAQFLSQGRSGAISPAIIVGVILMVVVVIAFVVFMERSLRKIHIQYPRRQVGMKVYDGGSSHLPIKVNPAGVIPAIFASSLLLLPTTVSTFSGAQTGPIMSTVLAYFGPGQPLYLLFFGGMIVFFTYFYTFNVSFKTEDVADNLKNQNGFVPGIRPGVKTKEYLDYVVVRLLVLGSAYLALVCLLPEILRSQLAIPFYFGGTSVLIVVSVTMDTIQQVQSHLLAHQYEGLIEKSQLRGKRRGKTGEKAPARR
- the rpsE gene encoding 30S ribosomal protein S5, producing the protein MAREPNQRGGGQRGGGRGRGREETPEFADRLVAINRVSKTVKGGKRFGFAALVVVGDQKGRVGFGKGKAKEVPEAIRKAGEAAKRNMIRVQLREGRTLHHDMEGRHGAGRVVMRSAPQGTGIIAGGPMRAVFEMLGIQDVVAKSIGSQNPYNMIRATIDGLVKESSPRSVAQRRGKKVADILGAKPEEKSEAAAETAEA
- the rpmD gene encoding 50S ribosomal protein L30 yields the protein MAKTIVVKQIGSPIRRPAKQRATLVGLGLNKMHRTRELEDTPSVRGMVEAIPHLVEIVEEKG
- the rpsM gene encoding 30S ribosomal protein S13, with the translated sequence MARIAGVNIPTGKRVPIALTYITGIGHTSAKAICEAVKIDATRRVNELSDAEVLAIREHIDANFTVEGDLRREVQMNVKRLMDLGSYRGLRHRRNLPVRGQRTHTNARTRKGPAKAIAGKKK
- a CDS encoding AAA family ATPase translates to MADLFDIAGDSPNGAPRPLADRLRPQKLSDVIGQDHILADDAPLGSMLASGSLSSLIFWGPPGVGKTTIARLLADETDLAFVQISAIFTGVPELRKVFEAARMRRTNGQGTLLFVDEIHRFNKAQQDGFLPHMEDGTILLVGATTENPSFELNAALMSRATVLVLERLTLAHMELLAQRAEKDLGAPLPLDGPAREALFEMADGDGRALLNLVEQVIAWKATGKLDVAALTKRLQKRAAQYDKSGDAHYNLISALHKSVRGSDPDAALYWFARMLEGGEDPRYLARRITRMAVEDIGLADSHAQQVCLDGWQTYERLGSPEGELALAQAVIYLALAPKSNAGYAAYKNARRAAASTGSEPPPKHILNAPTGLMKEQGYGEGYAYDHDAEGAFSGQNYFPDGMKRGVYYQPVERGFERELKKRLDWFVAQRAKKTRC
- a CDS encoding DUF1778 domain-containing protein, with amino-acid sequence MIHIADHTSQIAETKSQRKELKLKPSVAAEIQAGADAVGMDMSTFMASAAYRMALDVSAQQHLTTLQPDQFDAFAKAVDHAGQKNQALTALFEKRRALLKDG
- a CDS encoding DNA-directed RNA polymerase subunit alpha, with product MIHKNWAELIKPTQLDVKPGNDAMRQATVIAEPLKRGFGLTLGNALRRVLMSSLQGAAITSVQIDNVLHEFSSVAGVREDVTDIVLNLKGVAIRMEVEGPKRLSISAKGPAVVTAADISESAGIEILNKDHVICHLDDGADLFMELTVSTGKGYVAADRNRPEDAPIGLMPIDAIFSPVRKVSYDVQPTREGQVLDYDKLTLKLETDGSISPDDAVAYAARILQDQLSIFVNFDEPESARAESDDDGLEFNPLLLKKVDELELSVRSANCLKNDNIVYIGDLIQKTEAEMLRTPNFGRKSLNEIKEVLSGMGLHLGMDVEEWPPENIEDLAKKFEDQF
- the rpsK gene encoding 30S ribosomal protein S11; protein product: MARDRRVKKKVSKNIAAGVAHVNSSFNNTKILISDVQGNAIAWSSAGTMGFKGSRKSTPYAAQMAAEDAGRKAAEHGVKTLEVEVQGPGSGRESALRALAAAGFNITSIRDVTPMAHNGCRPPKRRRV
- a CDS encoding 50S ribosomal protein L15, whose translation is MKLNELSDNPGATKPRKRIGRGVGSGTGKTGGRGIKGQKSRSGVAIKGYEGGQMPLYQRLPKRGFNMRTRKKFAVVNLGLIQKFIDAKKLDAKGEITEDTLVESGLVRRKLDGVRILAKGDFSAKIKLAVTGASKSAVEAVEKAGGSLTVTTAAKAD
- a CDS encoding GNAT family N-acetyltransferase, whose protein sequence is MAEQPYTIRPFDKALHDRGAFSCGVDAMDRWLKHSVTDKIANNRIRLWCAAENGGKLVGFYALAAHSVQVAHAGQIAQRGDRHAIPAIYLVALAVDRTCQRAGLGSALLGDAIARSIAISEQLGAAALILDVLQDETREKRMAFYARLGFRAVDPGAPDRMFLSIKAAKLNYLSSAV
- the rplR gene encoding 50S ribosomal protein L18; this translates as MANTKRQLFLKRRMRVRNKLRKMGTGRPRLSIHRSNKNIQVQLIDDLAGKTLASASTLEKGLGVVGKNNKDAAAKVGAAIAERAKKAGIEDVVFDRGGFLFHGKVKALADAAREGGLKF
- a CDS encoding adenylate kinase, whose protein sequence is MNIILLGPPGAGKGTQAHRLVEKRDMIQLSTGDMLREARTSGTEMGKMVAAVMDRGDLVTDAIVIGLIEEKLNGDAKGGFIFDGFPRTLAQADALGDLLARHGQALDAVVELQVDDDVLVERIVNRAREAVAAGGTARADDNEESLKIRLMEYYKKTSPLIGYYYAKGDLKSVDGLAAMDVVEASIAEALKS
- a CDS encoding N-acyl-L-homoserine lactone synthetase, with product MQTTTLSFNNMHKHGELFSNMLRARHNTFIGRKNWDLPEADGMEFDQYDTPASRWIAVHEFGRVLAGVRLTPTTNRVGIYTYMIRDAQRGLLDTIPKDLMWDTAPVASHVWESSRVFVTQDVPSKLRLRVQMALIGEMVSSARELGASTVLGMIPEHSPRLARRTGIDCRPCGPVMDIEGSRSVCVNINLATKLH
- a CDS encoding LuxR family transcriptional regulator, with protein sequence MTKSRELNVLFEELGAMSPKGFSAGLHIRFAAPLVFVQTYCSDWIKLYTENAYALRDPLVFWGLGVKGATRWSAIKLPDPFNIIGQARDYGLTYGAVFSFGPITSRTIVGIARDDREFSDEEIAKAADLVTRLHVAAEPPSELTGAQVEALRLLAEGDRHTAAAAKLGISESALKARLSSARSRLGARTTAEALRKAREFRLL
- the rplQ gene encoding 50S ribosomal protein L17; this encodes MRHARGYRRLNRTHEHRKALFANMAGSLIEHEQIKTTLPKAKELKRIADKLITLGKRGDLHARRQAASRLKQDMHVAKLFEVLGPRYKERQGGYVRVLKAGFRYGDMAPMAIVELVDRNVDAKGAADRARVESEAESET